From the genome of Pukyongia salina, one region includes:
- the greA gene encoding transcription elongation factor GreA: protein MSKVSYYTAEGLKKLRDELNQLKDVERPKASQAIADARDKGDLSENAEYDAAKEAQGLLEMRISKMEEILANARLIDESVLDTSKVLVHSKVKIKNQANGMEMTYKLVAQSEADLKTGKISVDSPIGKGLLGKKVGDTAEIVVPNGTLKFDILEISRE, encoded by the coding sequence ATGAGTAAAGTATCATATTATACTGCGGAAGGACTAAAAAAATTAAGAGACGAACTTAATCAGTTAAAGGATGTAGAGAGGCCAAAGGCCTCCCAGGCCATTGCAGATGCCCGCGATAAAGGTGATTTGAGCGAGAATGCCGAGTACGATGCCGCTAAGGAAGCACAGGGATTGCTGGAGATGAGAATTTCGAAAATGGAAGAAATCCTGGCCAATGCGCGACTAATAGACGAATCTGTACTGGATACTTCGAAAGTATTGGTACATTCGAAAGTGAAAATAAAGAACCAGGCTAATGGAATGGAAATGACCTATAAGCTGGTGGCTCAGAGCGAGGCCGATTTAAAAACCGGAAAGATTTCGGTGGATTCACCTATTGGAAAGGGCCTTTTAGGAAAAAAAGTGGGAGATACAGCAGAGATCGTAGTCCCTAACGGTACTTTAAAATTCGATATACTAGAAATTAGCCGCGAATAA
- a CDS encoding HIT family protein — MASLFTRIIKGEIPCHKVAEDDNFIAFLDINPNTKGHTLCVPKKEVDKLFDLDEATYTGLMQFSYKVAGALEKTVPCKRIGMAVVGLEVPHVHVHLIPINAMKDMTFQHKTEVSAEEMASLAARIGENL, encoded by the coding sequence ATGGCATCATTATTTACCAGGATAATCAAAGGAGAGATTCCCTGCCACAAAGTGGCCGAGGATGATAATTTTATTGCTTTCCTCGATATTAATCCCAATACCAAAGGCCATACGCTCTGTGTTCCGAAGAAGGAAGTTGATAAGCTATTCGACCTGGATGAAGCTACCTACACCGGTTTGATGCAGTTTTCTTACAAAGTTGCCGGTGCACTCGAAAAGACAGTACCCTGTAAACGAATTGGTATGGCGGTAGTAGGCCTTGAAGTTCCTCACGTACATGTTCATTTAATCCCTATCAATGCGATGAAGGATATGACCTTTCAGCATAAAACCGAGGTAAGTGCTGAAGAAATGGCTTCACTAGCTGCCAGGATCGGGGAGAATCTTTAG